Proteins encoded by one window of Rutidosis leptorrhynchoides isolate AG116_Rl617_1_P2 chromosome 7, CSIRO_AGI_Rlap_v1, whole genome shotgun sequence:
- the LOC139859164 gene encoding monodehydroascorbate reductase 4, peroxisomal-like, translating to MERKSVLEKKNEKSFVYVILGGGVAAGYAALEFTKKGVSRGQLCIISDELVAPYERPALSKGFLLPEGAARLPGFHTCVGANEERNVLIVCDHLSGIELMLGTRVSLAFVRDKILLTETGEIINYKFLIIATGARALKLEDIGLTGSNAENVCYLRDISDANKLVNTIRMCSGGKALVIGGGYIGMECAASLVTNKINVSMVFPGSYCMGRLFTPKIASYYEDFYKSKGVNFIKGTSLESFVLNSEGKVKFNLFSTDGIMGGLNILGNRSKWVGL from the exons ATGGAAAGAAAATCAGTTCTAGAGAAAAAGAATGAAAAGAGTTTTGTTTATGTGATTCTTGGCGGTGGTGTCGCTGCAGGTTATGCAGCTCTTGAATTCACTAAGAAAGGTGTCTCTCGCGGACAACTTTGTATCATCTCCGATGAACTT GTGGCTCCTTATGAGAGACCTGCACTCAGCAAAGGCTTTCTACTTCCGGAAG GCGCTGCACGTCTTCCTGGATTTCATACTTGTGTAGGTGCCAACGAAGAGAG aaatgtACTCATTGTGTGTGACCATTTATCAGGAATTGAGCTGATGTTGGGAACTAGAGTTAGTTTAGCTTTTGTGAGAGATAAGATACTCTTGACAGAAACAGGAGAAATCATTAACTATAAGTTTCTCATCATTGCGACTGGTGCTCGG GCATTGAAACTTGAAGATATTGGTTTAACAGGATCAAATGCAGAAAACGTATGTTATCTGCGCGATATAAGTGATGCAAACAAGCTTGTAAACACGATAAGAATGTGCAGCGGAGGAAAGGCGCTCGTCATTGGAGGTGGCTATATTGGAATGGAATGTGCTGCTTCATTGGTGACAAACAAGATCAATGTTTCAATGGTGTTCCCTGGCTCATATTGCA TGGGCCGTTTGTTCACACCCAAAATAGCAAGCTATTACGAAGATTTCTACAAGTCTAAAGGGGTGAATTTTATCAAAGGCACATCCTTGGAATCATTTGTATTGAACTCAGAAGGGAAGGTAAAATTCAACTTATTCAGTACAGATGGAATAATGGGCGGGTTGAACATACTGGGTAACAGGTCAAAATGGGTTGGATTATGA